From a single Planctellipticum variicoloris genomic region:
- a CDS encoding NPCBM/NEW2 domain-containing protein, producing the protein MLNRGLLLFGLLLTGSPAVAEDPVVAVDTLKGESLRGVLSSLTDAQLVLQTEQGPQEILVSELLAVRPDAAAAARSADGEVRLADGTRLAAANYTSGATSARFEHPRYGELTVPLDRVTSARLLAAEGNSVAIWTQLLERPLKKDLLAIKKAEVVDHLDGVVGSVDDKTVRFVLDGEEVPVKRERVFGLIYFRRDGAPRPTIAATIDTIDGDRLSAGKVTWADGRWRVELPGGIPLEAETGVFRTLDFSLGKVLYLSEVDPRNVEHVSWWDEPWVNFTYRRNRNFDGKPLRLAGKTWPRGLAIHSLTTLTYRLGGDYRRFVALAGIDDEIRAHGNVLLTISGDDKTLYEGEIGVENPRRPAIPLDLDVTGVVELKIKVDFGKNNDIGDRLHLVDARVTK; encoded by the coding sequence ATGTTGAACCGCGGACTGCTTCTGTTCGGACTGCTGCTGACGGGTTCCCCCGCTGTCGCGGAGGACCCCGTCGTCGCCGTGGACACGCTGAAGGGAGAGTCCCTGCGGGGCGTCTTGAGTAGTCTGACGGACGCTCAGCTTGTGCTGCAGACCGAACAGGGACCTCAAGAGATTCTCGTTTCCGAGCTGCTGGCTGTCCGACCGGACGCCGCGGCGGCTGCCAGGAGCGCCGATGGCGAAGTTCGACTGGCGGATGGAACGCGACTGGCGGCGGCGAACTACACCTCCGGCGCCACATCGGCCCGCTTCGAGCATCCACGATACGGAGAGCTGACGGTCCCGCTCGATCGGGTCACCAGCGCGCGTCTGCTGGCTGCGGAGGGGAATTCGGTCGCCATCTGGACGCAGTTGCTGGAGCGTCCGCTCAAGAAGGATCTGCTGGCCATCAAGAAGGCCGAGGTGGTCGATCACCTCGACGGCGTCGTGGGATCGGTCGACGACAAGACCGTCCGCTTCGTGCTGGATGGCGAAGAGGTCCCGGTGAAGCGGGAACGGGTCTTCGGGCTGATCTACTTCCGGCGGGACGGGGCGCCCCGCCCGACGATTGCTGCAACGATCGACACGATCGACGGGGACCGGCTGTCGGCGGGGAAGGTCACCTGGGCCGACGGGCGCTGGCGCGTCGAACTTCCGGGGGGGATTCCGCTCGAGGCGGAGACGGGCGTTTTCCGGACGCTGGATTTCAGCCTCGGGAAAGTCCTCTACTTGTCCGAAGTCGATCCGCGGAACGTTGAGCACGTCTCCTGGTGGGACGAGCCGTGGGTGAATTTCACATATCGGCGCAATCGCAACTTCGACGGCAAGCCGTTGCGGCTCGCCGGCAAGACGTGGCCACGCGGCCTGGCGATTCACTCGCTGACGACGCTGACTTACCGGCTGGGAGGCGACTATCGCCGATTCGTGGCGCTGGCGGGGATCGACGACGAAATCCGGGCTCACGGGAACGTGTTGCTGACGATTAGCGGCGACGATAAGACGCTGTACGAGGGGGAAATCGGCGTCGAGAATCCCCGGCGACCCGCGATTCCGCTGGATCTCGATGTAACCGGGGTTGTCGAGCTGAAGATCAAGGTCGACTTCGGGAAGAACAACGACATCGGCGATCGGCTGCATCTGGTGGATGCCCGTGTGACGAAGTGA
- a CDS encoding S1C family serine protease has protein sequence MSDLGRVLVLAASGLVILAASEVRAVDPAVLEAQQKRIEMIGRLAPAVVAIFGPDGGGGGSGVLITPDGYALSNYHVTSACGNFMKCGLNDGVLYDAVIVGFDRAGDVALLKLLGREDFPTAPLGDSDKVRAGDWVYVMGNPFLLATDYHPTVTYGIVSGVHRYQYPAAGDFLEYPDCIQVDASINPGNSGGPLFNADGELIGINGRGSFEKRGRVNVGAGYAISINQIKHFLDHLRGGLSVDHATLGATVRSSDGGAVLVDRILERSEAFRRGLREGDEIVSFGGRPIGSVNQFKNILGIYPQGWTLPLTYRRDGRKSEIYVELRTLHRESEMRPGKAEEPENPHPKKPDPDPPKEKPDDKRPRPQRMNPMQKPKAEPPAQYKNLFVEKDGFANYYFNQQHQDRVLKGLQPLGSWQGASGLWAFSGKAASGLPFSIKLGTSGLGMELGEPTDPKRLIALQPLDGSDWLDEPPGSGGLLAAWHHLRLLLSGGREAFGEFYYFGSEPLDGRGEVVDVLISSHAGVRTRWYFRKSDGGLAGWDTSLEMDADPCEVRILDWDESGQRRFPRRFTVRCGDLDFGDFLITDWTAAAGPAGEGQGK, from the coding sequence ATGAGTGACTTGGGGCGAGTGCTGGTTCTGGCGGCGAGCGGGCTCGTCATTCTGGCGGCGTCTGAGGTGCGTGCGGTGGATCCTGCGGTCCTGGAGGCACAGCAGAAGCGGATCGAGATGATCGGCCGGCTTGCGCCGGCGGTCGTGGCGATCTTTGGTCCGGATGGGGGAGGGGGCGGATCGGGGGTGCTGATCACGCCGGACGGCTACGCGCTGTCCAACTACCACGTGACCAGCGCCTGCGGCAATTTCATGAAGTGCGGACTCAATGACGGCGTGCTCTACGACGCGGTCATCGTGGGATTCGATCGAGCCGGCGACGTGGCGCTGTTGAAGCTGCTCGGCCGGGAGGACTTTCCGACGGCGCCGCTGGGGGACAGCGACAAAGTTCGTGCAGGGGACTGGGTCTATGTGATGGGCAATCCGTTCCTGCTGGCGACGGACTACCACCCGACGGTGACCTATGGAATTGTGAGCGGCGTGCATCGCTATCAGTACCCGGCGGCCGGCGATTTTCTGGAGTATCCGGACTGTATTCAGGTCGACGCCTCGATCAATCCGGGCAATTCGGGAGGGCCGCTGTTCAATGCGGACGGCGAGCTGATCGGCATCAACGGTCGCGGCTCCTTTGAGAAGCGCGGCCGGGTGAATGTCGGCGCCGGTTATGCGATTTCGATCAACCAGATTAAGCACTTTCTCGACCACCTGCGCGGGGGGCTGAGCGTCGATCATGCCACACTGGGAGCGACCGTCCGTTCGAGCGACGGCGGAGCGGTGCTGGTAGATCGAATCCTGGAGCGCTCGGAGGCTTTTCGCAGGGGATTGCGGGAAGGGGACGAAATCGTATCGTTCGGCGGACGCCCGATCGGCAGCGTCAACCAGTTCAAAAACATCCTGGGGATCTATCCGCAGGGCTGGACGTTGCCGCTGACCTATCGTCGCGACGGGCGGAAGTCGGAGATTTACGTCGAGCTGCGGACGCTGCACCGCGAATCCGAAATGCGTCCCGGGAAGGCCGAAGAACCGGAAAACCCGCACCCGAAGAAACCGGATCCCGATCCGCCGAAAGAGAAGCCGGACGACAAACGGCCCCGGCCGCAGCGGATGAACCCGATGCAAAAGCCGAAGGCCGAGCCGCCGGCCCAGTACAAGAATCTGTTCGTCGAGAAGGACGGCTTCGCGAACTACTACTTCAATCAGCAGCACCAGGACCGCGTGCTCAAGGGGCTGCAGCCGCTGGGGAGCTGGCAGGGGGCATCGGGACTCTGGGCATTCAGCGGCAAAGCTGCTTCCGGGCTGCCATTTTCCATCAAGCTGGGAACAAGCGGCCTCGGGATGGAACTGGGAGAGCCGACCGATCCGAAGCGGCTGATTGCCCTGCAGCCCCTCGACGGCAGCGACTGGCTCGACGAGCCTCCCGGCAGCGGCGGGCTGCTCGCCGCGTGGCACCACCTGCGTCTGCTGCTGTCCGGCGGTCGCGAGGCGTTCGGCGAATTCTATTACTTCGGCAGCGAACCGCTCGACGGGCGGGGAGAGGTCGTGGATGTGCTGATTTCGTCGCACGCCGGAGTCCGCACTCGCTGGTACTTCCGCAAGTCGGATGGCGGGCTGGCGGGGTGGGATACTTCGCTCGAAATGGACGCAGATCCCTGCGAAGTCCGGATACTGGACTGGGACGAGAGCGGACAGCGACGATTTCCGCGACGGTTTACGGTCCGCTGCGGCGATCTCGACTTCGGCGATTTTCTGATCACCGACTGGACGGCAGCCGCCGGTCCAGCCGGGGAAGGGCAGGGGAAGTGA
- a CDS encoding S1C family serine protease: MRADRIRLAWLLVALACPASASAQSFPDTIDAVAPKVVKIYGAGGLKNLYPYGTGFLVSPQGHIATVWSHILDADSVTVVLNDGRRFEGKVVGAEPPLDLAVLKIEGENLPYFDLSQTATAGVGSRVLAFSNVFKVASGNEAVSVLHGVISSRTTLTARRGVFEAPYSGPVYVVDAITNNPGAGGGVLTTWDGRLLGMLGKELRDSRNNTWVNYVVPIGELSDMIQQISTGKFRSRPKSDEDPEVQLRRYSAIDFGLVMVPDVVVRTPPYVDRVVAGSLAEKAGLKSNDLVLFVGETLVPSHRILRDELGRLEAGDRLKLVVRRGDQLVTVELQAPRKGAAE, from the coding sequence ATGCGGGCGGACCGAATCCGACTGGCCTGGCTGCTCGTGGCGCTGGCGTGTCCTGCGTCCGCCTCGGCGCAGTCGTTCCCGGACACGATCGACGCCGTGGCTCCGAAGGTCGTCAAGATCTACGGAGCCGGGGGGCTCAAGAACCTGTATCCGTACGGGACGGGATTTCTGGTCTCGCCGCAGGGGCATATCGCCACGGTCTGGAGTCACATTCTCGACGCCGACAGCGTGACGGTCGTGCTGAACGACGGCCGCCGGTTTGAAGGGAAAGTCGTGGGGGCGGAGCCGCCGCTGGACCTGGCGGTGCTGAAGATCGAAGGGGAGAACCTGCCGTATTTTGATTTGAGTCAGACGGCGACTGCGGGCGTCGGCTCGCGGGTGCTGGCCTTTAGCAACGTGTTCAAGGTGGCCTCGGGCAACGAAGCGGTCTCGGTGTTGCACGGCGTGATCAGTTCGCGAACGACGCTCACCGCCCGGCGCGGCGTGTTCGAGGCGCCCTATAGCGGGCCAGTCTACGTCGTCGATGCGATTACGAACAATCCCGGGGCTGGGGGGGGCGTGCTGACGACGTGGGACGGCCGGTTGCTCGGCATGCTCGGCAAGGAGCTGCGCGACAGTCGGAATAACACGTGGGTCAATTACGTGGTGCCAATCGGCGAACTCAGCGACATGATTCAGCAGATTTCGACGGGGAAGTTTCGCAGTCGGCCGAAGTCGGACGAAGATCCCGAAGTTCAACTTCGGCGTTACAGCGCGATTGATTTCGGGCTGGTGATGGTCCCCGACGTGGTCGTCCGGACTCCGCCGTATGTCGATCGGGTCGTTGCCGGATCGCTGGCGGAGAAAGCGGGGCTGAAGTCCAACGACCTGGTGCTGTTCGTGGGGGAGACCCTCGTCCCTTCGCACCGCATACTCCGGGACGAGCTGGGCCGGCTGGAAGCGGGCGACCGGTTGAAGCTGGTGGTCCGCCGGGGCGACCAGCTCGTGACGGTTGAGCTGCAGGCGCCGCGAAAGGGGGCGGCCGAGTGA